From Lathamus discolor isolate bLatDis1 chromosome 15, bLatDis1.hap1, whole genome shotgun sequence, a single genomic window includes:
- the DOLK gene encoding dolichol kinase produces MLKKPVLVESLIVFVIVLFVHTVVWDRYSWCAVALAIQAFYVQFKWDRLLQLGGAVFQFRTAANSGLLPASMVIPLLGIVMKERCKAAGIVYFERFGIVVASTGMLVALFLSVIAVGITKPVPTNTCILTGIAGSIIIYTMKHSLTVSEVIEVLEVLLIFVYLSMILLYLLPRCFTPGEALLVLGGISFVLNQLIKRSLNVVEGRGDPIDFFLLVAVVGVVLLGLFFTVLFIFMDSGTWISSMFFHMMTAVLGLGVIMPWLYRLIQRNPLFWLLQFLFQTQTRLYLLVYWTFLAASACGIVFYQNAKRSSESKKHQASTITRKYFHFIVVATYVPGLIYDRQLLYVAAVLCLAVFIFLEYIRYFRIKPFGQTLRHLLSLFLDERDSGPLILTHIYLLLGMSLPVWLFPRACAPKGTLSGAGALVPYSGVLAVGVGDTIASVFGSTMGEIKWPGTKKTFEGTMTAIFAQIIAVALILIFDSNVNLNSSYAWILASVSLVSLLEAYTTQIDNLLLPLYLQIMFMA; encoded by the coding sequence ATGTTAAAGAAGCCAGTGCTGGTGGAATCCCTGATTGTGTTCGTCATCGTTCTCTTTGTGCACACAGTGGTGTGGGACCGGTATTCCTGGTGCGCCGTCGCTCTCGCCATCCAGGCTTTTTATGTCCAGTTCAAATGGGACCGTCTGCTCCAGCTGGGTGGGGCTGTATTCCAGTTCCGTACAGCAGCAAACAGTGGCCTCCTGCCAGCTAGCATGGTCATCCCCTTGCTGGGGATAGTGATGAAGGAAAGGTGCAAGGCTGCTGGCATTGTGTACTTCGAACGCTTTGGCATAGTCGTGGCTTCCACTGGCATGCTGGTTGCTCTCTTCCTGTCAGTAATAGCGGTTGGCATCACAAAACCTGTGCCAACCAACACTTGCATACTTACTGGTATTGCTGGCAGTATAATTATCTATACCATGAAGCACTCTTTGACTGTGTCAGAAGTGATAGAGGTCCTAGAAGTGCTGCTAATTTTTGTCTACCTCAGTATGATCTTGCTGTACTTGTTGCCTCGATGTTTTACACCTGGAGAAGCATTGCTAGTTCTTGGAGGTATAAGTTTTGTTCTCAATCAGCTCATTAAACGCTCACTGAATGTAGTCGAGGGCAGAGGTGATCCCATAGACTTTTTCCTTCTGGTAGCAGTTGTTGGAGTTGTTCttcttgggctttttttcactgtgctCTTCATTTTCATGGATTCAGGTACATGGATCTCCTCCATGTTTTTCCACATGATGACAGCAGTGCTAGGCTTAGGGGTCATCATGCCTTGGCTGTACCGACTGATCCAGAGAAACCCTTTGTTCTGGCTACTCCAGTTTCTGTTTCAGACACAGACAAGACTTTACCTTCTTGTATACTGGACCTTTTTGGCTGCTTCAGCATGTGGCATAGTTTTCTACCAGAATGCTAAGAGATCATCTGAATCTAAAAAACACCAGGCCTCGACTATAACcaggaaatatttccatttcattgttGTAGCTACTTATGTTCCTGGACTAATTTATGACCGCCAGCTTCTCTACGTTGCTGCAGTACTGTGTCTGGCAGTGTTTATCTTCTTAGAGTATATTCGGTACTTCAGGATCAAACCATTTGGCCAAACCCTTAGGCATCTGTTGTCTCTCTTCTTGGATGAAAGAGACAGTGGACCTCTGATCTTGACTCATATTTATCTCCTCCTTGGTATGTCCCTCCCAGTATGGTTGTTTCCCAGAGCTTGTGCTCCTAAAGGTACCTTGTCTGGGGCAGGAGCACTAGTCCCTTACTCTGGGGTGCTGGCAGTAGGGGTAGGAGACACTATTGCCTCTGTTTTTGGCAGTACAATGGGGGAAATCAAATGGCCAGGAACAAAGAAGACCTTTGAAGGGACAATGACAGCTATTTTTGCTCAGATCATTGCTGTGGCTCTTATTCTGATCTTTGACAGTAATGTGAATTTGAACTCCAGCTATGCCTGGATTTTGGCATCTGTGAGCTTAGTTTCTCTTTTGGAAGCTTACACGACCCAGATTGATAATCTTCTGTTGCCTCTCTACCTCCAGATAATGTTTATGGCATAG
- the PHYHD1 gene encoding phytanoyl-CoA dioxygenase domain-containing protein 1 isoform X2, translated as MAFVSQPQIQKFHEDGFLVLEHFFTAEECDSMRNQIQRIIAEMEVPPHCRTEFSTKEKEQLQAQGSSDYFLTSGDKIRFFFEKGVLDERGNFLIPKEKSVSKIGHALHAYDPVFKQVTHSSKVQELGRKLGLERPVVVQSMYIFKQPGIGGEVTPHQDATFLYTEPLGRILGFWIALEDATQENGCLWFIPGSHTRGITRRMVRAASGSSTCVEFVGSDPAYDDNQFIPLPISKGGLILIHGEVVHKSELNSSESSRHAFTFHVMEAKDTSWSKENWLQPTPELPFPLLYT; from the exons ATGGCATTTGTAAGCCAGCCTCAGATCCAAAAG TTCCATGAGGATGGCTTCCTTGTCCTAGAGCATTTTTTCACCGCAGAGGAGTGTGACAGCATGAGGAACCAGATTCAGAGAATCATAGCGGAGATGGAAGTGCCACCGCACTGCCGCACTGAGTTCTCCACCAAGGAAaaggagcagctccaggcacaG GGTAGCTCGGATTATTTCCTAACCAGTGGAGACAAGATTAGATTCTTCTTTGAGAAAGGCGTTTTGGATGAGAGAG GTAACTTTCTGATTCCAAAGGAGAAATCTGTCAGCAAGATTGGCCACG CTTTACATGCTTATGACCCTGTCTTCAAGCAAGTCACCCACTCCTCCAAGGTGCAG GAATTGGGAAGAAAACTAGGCCTTGAGAGACCAGTAGTTGTGCAAAGCATGTATATCTTCAAG caACCTGGCATTGGTGGTGAAG TGACACCACACCAGGATGCCACCTTCCTGTACACAGAGCCCCTGGGCAGGATCCTCGGGTTCTGGATCGCCCTGGAGGATGCCACGCAGGAGAATGGATGCTTGTGGTTCATTCCTGGCTCTCACACCA GAGGAATTACCCGGAGAATGGTCCGTGCAGCTTCAGGTAGCTCAACGTGTGTAGAGTTTGTAGGATCAGATCCAGCCTATGATGACAACCAGTTCATACCTCTGCCTATAAGTAAAG GAGGACTCATTCTCATCCACGGTGAAGTTGTCCATAAGAGTGAACTGAACAGCTCAGAGTCTTCTCGCCACGCATTCACCTTCCATGTGATGGAGGCCAAAGACACCAGTTGGAGCAAAGAGAACTG gcTCCAGCCGACTCCTGAACTGCCTTTTCCATTGCTCTACACTTGA
- the PHYHD1 gene encoding phytanoyl-CoA dioxygenase domain-containing protein 1 isoform X1: MAFVSQPQIQKFHEDGFLVLEHFFTAEECDSMRNQIQRIIAEMEVPPHCRTEFSTKEKEQLQAQGSSDYFLTSGDKIRFFFEKGVLDERGNFLIPKEKSVSKIGHALHAYDPVFKQVTHSSKVQELGRKLGLERPVVVQSMYIFKQPGIGGEGGITRRMVRAASGSSTCVEFVGSDPAYDDNQFIPLPISKGGLILIHGEVVHKSELNSSESSRHAFTFHVMEAKDTSWSKENWLQPTPELPFPLLYT, translated from the exons ATGGCATTTGTAAGCCAGCCTCAGATCCAAAAG TTCCATGAGGATGGCTTCCTTGTCCTAGAGCATTTTTTCACCGCAGAGGAGTGTGACAGCATGAGGAACCAGATTCAGAGAATCATAGCGGAGATGGAAGTGCCACCGCACTGCCGCACTGAGTTCTCCACCAAGGAAaaggagcagctccaggcacaG GGTAGCTCGGATTATTTCCTAACCAGTGGAGACAAGATTAGATTCTTCTTTGAGAAAGGCGTTTTGGATGAGAGAG GTAACTTTCTGATTCCAAAGGAGAAATCTGTCAGCAAGATTGGCCACG CTTTACATGCTTATGACCCTGTCTTCAAGCAAGTCACCCACTCCTCCAAGGTGCAG GAATTGGGAAGAAAACTAGGCCTTGAGAGACCAGTAGTTGTGCAAAGCATGTATATCTTCAAG caACCTGGCATTGGTGGTGAAG GAGGAATTACCCGGAGAATGGTCCGTGCAGCTTCAGGTAGCTCAACGTGTGTAGAGTTTGTAGGATCAGATCCAGCCTATGATGACAACCAGTTCATACCTCTGCCTATAAGTAAAG GAGGACTCATTCTCATCCACGGTGAAGTTGTCCATAAGAGTGAACTGAACAGCTCAGAGTCTTCTCGCCACGCATTCACCTTCCATGTGATGGAGGCCAAAGACACCAGTTGGAGCAAAGAGAACTG gcTCCAGCCGACTCCTGAACTGCCTTTTCCATTGCTCTACACTTGA